The Macaca mulatta isolate MMU2019108-1 chromosome 19, T2T-MMU8v2.0, whole genome shotgun sequence sequence AAGACGGGCTGTCGGGTCAGTCCAGAGCTCcgaggaaagaaagcaagaacaCACAGATTAGGAGACGCGGATGGAAGATGAAGGATGTGACAACTGAATTCATGGGCTTGGATTCGATTGGGGCCCTGAAAAATGCTGAGCAAGGTGGGGAAGGCAAGAAAGGACATGCCACACAGTACAAGCTCCAGGGACTCTGAGGACAAGAAaatagggggctgaggcagaaggacagGCTGGATTAGCCCTAGTTAGGATCAAATTTCCCACCATGGAAAGAGGGTTGGAGGACATTCACAGAAAAGATCCTGTAGCGCCATTCTAGTGGGTCGTGCCACAGACTCAAGGATGAGAGTGTTCTGTTGGAATAGTTCACTTGGGGCCTCAAGGGAAGGTACAATGATTCCACGGATTGACTGCAGGCCAGgaccttttgtgtttgtttgtttgttttgagacagagtttcgctcttgttgcccaggctggagtgcaatggcacgatctcggctcaccgcaacctccgcctcctaggttcaagcaattcttctgcctcagcctcccgagtaaccgagataacaggcatgcgccaccacgcctggctaatttcgtattttttagtagagacggagtttgtcatgttggtcaggctggtctcgaactcctgacctcaggtgatccacccatctcggcctcccaaaatgctgggattacaggcgtgagctaccgcgcccagccaggtttttttttttttttttttttaaagatggagttttgcttgttgcctgggctggagtgcaattgtgcaatcTCGGTtccctacaacctctgcctcccgggttcaagcaattctcctgtctcagccttccaagtagccgggattacagatacatgccaccatgcccggctaatttttgtatttttagtagagacggggtttcatcatattggtcaggctggtctcaaactcccaacatCAAGTGACCCGCCCATCTCGgacttccaaactgctgggattacaggcgtgagccaccatgcccggccaggatttttttttttttttgagacacggtctcactctgtcaccgaggctggaatacagcggtacaatctcggctcactgcaacctccaccttccaagttcaagcaattctcctgtctcagcctcccaagtagctgggattacaggcacccaccaccacgcctagttaacttttggttttgagatggtgtcttgctctgtcgcccaggctagagtgtaatggtaccatcttggctcactgcaatctccacctcgtgggttcaagcaattctcctgcctcagcctcccgagtagctgggattacaagcgcaccctatcacacccagctaatttttgtatttttagtagagatggggtttcaccatgtggccaggctggtctggaactcctgacctcaagtgatctggccgcctcagcctccccaggtgctgggattacaggtataagccatggCTCCCAGCCACACCTTTGTTTTTTCTCCTAAAGACAGCAGTGATGCTCAACTAGAGCTGACCTTAGAAGGTGAGGGGGAGAAAAGACCACTGCAACACACTGCATTTCCTTACAGAGGTCTGTACCCATTGACAAAGAGAAGAGGGTGTTCCAGTGTAACAGATGAGTGTCCCGGTAAAGGTTAACACTGATCAGGTAAAccggggtggggttggggggagcGGTAACAATAACACATTGATTCAGCTCAAGACCAGGTTCCGTTTTTTTCATTTGCCAGAGTGCCCGCGGTGTCCTGCTGGCTGGGACTTTGCAGGTCGTCCTGGTTTGGAGTCGGGGCTAGGGGGTGAAGGATGATGGAGAGGGCTATGTTGCAACACTTCACCTGCTGGTCCCAGTGGCAGGTAACTGCTGCTCTTATCAGCAGGGGTAACCAAATGCCAAGTTGCACCAAGATCCTGGTGGTTTCCACTGGGCCAGCACAGGCAGGGGTGGCGTGGGAAGAAGGCCACGTTAGGTACACAGGCCATGTCCAAATTCAGGGTCCAGCAAGCTCCTATTTCTTGGACGCAGACACTGCCTGGGACGCGGACCGGCCGGGGTTGCAGAGCTGGGCGCGCACCTCTTGCAGCTCTGTGCGCAGTTCCTCTAGGGCGCCCTGTGGCGGCGCCGCCTGCACCTGCGCCTGCAGCGCTTCCAGCGCCAGCGCCAGGTGGCCCACCTCGTCCCGCAGCGCGTTCCAGGCGGCGCGCTGCTCTTCCTCCTTGTGGCGCTGCTGCGCCTGGTGGCGCCAGTACTCCAGCACCAGGCAGCCGCCGCCCACGATGAAGATGGTGGCTTCGCCCAGCAGCTCCGCGCCCAGCTCGGCTGCCGCCTCCTCGTTCAGCGGCTTGATGACCGTGCCTCGGAAGCCCATGATGCGCATCTTGGTCCGCATCTCCACCCAGTGGTACACTGCGGGGGAAGAGAGGGGTCAGGCTGCGCTCTGGGAGCCCCCTGCAAGCCCCACCCCTCTCACCCAGGGAATGCAGTCACCTAGCCTGGGTAACCCAGGGGTCTTTTAAAAGACCAGAATATTCTAGCGAGCAGCCAGGGATGAGAAacactgaggccgggcgcggtggctcaagcctgtaatcctagcactttgggaggccgagacgggcggatcacgaggtcaggagatcgagaccatcctggctaacacggtgaaaccccgtctctactaaaaaaatacaagaaaattagccgggcgaggtggcaggcgcctgtagtcccagctactcgggaggctgaggcaggagaatggcgtgaacccgggggggcggagcttgcagtgagccgagatggcgccactgcactccagcctggggcacagagcaagactccgtctcaaaaaaaaaaaaaaaaagaaagagaaacactgCCCCAGAAGGGAGGTCCTCAGACTTGAGGGGCCACGCCCCAAGAGGGACACCAGGGACTTCCACAGCGCAAAGTTCATGGACAGTGTAAAGGTCCAGTTGCCAGATGCTTAGCTCCCTGTGTTCCTCCCTTAAGCCACCGCCAGCCAGGCTGTCCTGCCCTGGCACTGTCGCCCCACCCACTTCCCAGGAGAAAGACCAGCCCCCTTTCTTGCCTTATTTTCCCAAAGTGCAAAGTTGGGGCTGCAGGTGGGTGGGGGGGATGGGGGCTCCTGGCTCCAAAGGGCAGCTTAAGGTGGCAATCGATGCTAAGTGCCTCTGAACACTTAGATACACTTGTAATAATCAATCAATTTTGCAAGTTTGATGGCTCCAATCCTAGAATTTCATCAGCCCTGAAGGTGCAGCTAAGAGCTGCAGCTCTTCACAGTGAGGTTTTGGACACATACCTTGGTGGGAGCTCAAGAGGTGAGTGGTGTTGCTGGAACAAAAACTCCTTCCTTGCCTAGCTGCTTCTTTATGAAGGAAGATTCTCAGCACTTGAGTCTTTAAAACCAGTGCAGAACTGATGCTGCACCCTGACTCACTCCTGCAACAATTAATATTCATCCAAGGCACATGAAACCACAGAGGGAACCCTTGTCTGGTGCTTTTGCAGACTCATTTGCAACATCTTCTTTTACTTCAAAGGTTTAGTAATTATTcatgaaaatgtataaaagatgaactcttttgttgttgttgttttagagatggagtctcactctgatgccatgctggagtgcagtggcacagtcttggctcactgcaacctctgcctcccgtgttcaagcaatttccctgcctcagcctcctaagtagctgggactacaggcgtgcactaccatgcctggctaattttttgtattttcagtacagaaggggtttcaccatggccaggctggtctcgatcgtctgaccttgtgatccactcgccttggcctctcaaagtgctgggattacagacatgagccactgctcccagccaaaaaatgaacattttaaagtaactgtgcactattaataatttcaaaattaactcAATCCAGAAGAAAACAATTTAGCATTTAGAACCTTATGGTCACAGGAAATTAACATGTAAATTTCTGTATGTATTTTGGTTGCCGACATATAAATTAGATGGAATTCTGTGGGTATGTGGACTGTAAATACAAAAGCACACGAATGAAAAGAAACCATGTGAAATTTCTGACTGAAAAAGAagagcttgtttttatttttattattttcgagacagggtcttgttttgtcacccaggctggagtgtagtggcgcaatcgtggctcactgcagcctcgaccttccaggctcaagtgatcctcccaccacctcagtcccttgagtagctgggactacaggtatgtctggctaaaatttttttttttttttttttttctgagacggagtctcgctctgtcatccaggctggagtgcagtggcgtgatctcagctcactgcaagctctgcctcccgggttcacgccattttcctgcctcagcctcccgagtagttgggactataggcgcccgctaccatgcctggataatttttttgtacttttaatagagacggggtttcaccatgttatccaggatggtctcgatctcctgacctcgtgatccgcccacctcagcctcccaaagtgttggttgggattacaggcatgagccactgcgcccagccatttttgtattttttttaaaatagagatgggggttatcagtatgttgcccaggctggtctcgaactcctaggctcaagcaatctggctgcctcagcctcccaaagtgctgggattgcaggtgtgagctactatgcctgagagagagagagatatatatatatctccttaaACCAGACATTGGTAGGCATCaaatcattattattgtatgtaaTTTGCGATAAATATGAAGGGAAGGGATGCACCAGCCGTCTGGACATGTCAATATCATAACACACCAGAACCAGAAATTCCATCCTTCACAACTACTTAAGGTTATGAAAAAAGTTTTACTTGTCAACTTGAAAATGCACTAGAGggcacacaatttttttttttctttttctgagacaggatctcgctctgttgcccaggctggagtgctatggcaatctcggctcactgcaacctccacctcccaggttcaagtcatcctcccacctcagcctcctgagtagctgggactacaggcgcatgccaccatgcctggctaattttatttttttgggtagagatgggctcttgccATATTCcatcatatttatttatgtatttaacagatgggatctcactctgtggtccaggatGGAAGGCAGTGGCTctatcacagttcactgcaacctcaaacacctagactcaagcaatcctcccacctcagcctctggagcagggGGAACTACAGATGCcgtaccatgcctggctgttttcaaatttttttttttttttttttttagagatggggtcttgctatgttgccaaagctggtcttgaactcctgggctcaagcaatcatcctgcctcagcctcccaaagtactgggacgaCAGgagagagccactgtgcccagccactacACATCTTTCATCTTCAAAGGGGTGGGGCGGCAGGAAGGCGTGGGGGCGCTCTGCTGGAGCTGGAGGGAAGACCTGAGGCATGAGCCCAGGGCCCGAGCAGTCACTGTCACTGTCACTGTCAGCTGCTGCAGTTACTGTTACAGCTGACTGTGGCTTAGGCCCTGGGCTTGTGGGTTCCTGGAATCCAGGCTGTGGAGACCCTCCCACACTGAGGTCTTAGGGTCAGGCTGACCTGGGGTCCCCCTAGGGCTCTGCCACCTGCTCTCTGGTCAATGACAGCCTGCCCCGAGCCCCCCTCTGTAACACAGGAaggacagcatcatcctgacaaTAACACTCGCCAGCCCTGGTGGTGGCCCAGAGCTGCGCCCGTAACTGTCACTGCCTCCTTCATGCCAGGGACACCTAGCACAGTGGCCAGAGAGCGGTGAGGGCTGAGGCCTCCTCTGGCCTTCCTAGGTGGGGTTCCCAGTGTGCAACTGCAAGTGTCTCAGCATAGACCACGCATGGGGATTTGGGCCAGCAGGTGGGTCTGGGTGTGTCAATGGGAGTGGGCACGTACCCAGGCCACAGGAAATCAAATCaaagagggtgtgtgtgtgtatgcgcgcAGGCATGGGCTTTCAGGGCTCTTAGAGTGGGGGCTGACGGCATTCTCTCTCGGGTCAGCGGTCAGATGTGGGCTTCAGGAAACAAGGCCCAGGTGGGAATGAATCACAACAGGGCTGTGATTCTAGAAGTGATAGCTGTGAGGGGCCGGGACAGAGTAAGCTGGAGGACTCACCAGACTTGCGGGGGTCAACAGGTTCCAGATGTCTCCTAGACCCCTCACACTCAGCGTGTCCAAACCTGAACCCAGCTCCCGGCCCCACACCTGTCCCCCAGCTAGAGACCGGGGCCTCATCCCAGCTGTTCCCCTCCTCCCACAGCCTCTCAGCTGCGTGTTGGGTCCATTCTGCATCTTGAACATCTCTCACAGTGGATTCCCTTCTGCTGTCCTGGTCCAGGATCCATCCCAGCTCTGACCAACGTTCCCCTCCCTGACCTGAATAGGAGGAATGCAGCCTGTCTATCCACTTCCGAGTGCCTATCACAACCAGGAATAGTGGATATCCAGTTACTTGTCTAAAATCAGTCTCCTCACTGTCCTGTAAGCCTCACAAGGGTGGGGCGCAGAGCTGTCACGgtcactgctgtgtccccagcactgCCCAGTGCCAAGCCAGGCACACGCATGATGCTCATTAGATCTAAGCTTAACACATAAGTGGGTCCCACCTCCAGCCTCCTTCCCATCTGCCGGCCCCAGCCTCACCCTCTGCAATTGTGCTCCACGCAGCAATCAGAAGGAACTGgtgagaagaaaagaacaaactggccaggcacggtagctcaggcctttaatcccagcactttgggaggccgagacaggtggatcatgaggtcaggagttcaagactagcctggccaacatggtgaaaccccatctctactaaaaatacaaaaaattagcgggacgtGGTGggaggcccctgtaatcccagctactcgggaggctgaggcaggagaatcgctggaacccgggaggcggaggttgcagtgagccaagaccacgccactgcactccagcctgggcaacaagagcaagactctgtctcaaaaaaaaaaaaaaaaattaaaaagaaaaaagaaagaaaagaaaaaacctaccATTCCCCGTCGCTCCCCACCCCCAATCCCCGCCGCAAATAAAAGTAACACATTGCAAGAAAACAAAGTACTCAAACTATAAAACGTAGTCAAAGTTCCCTCCTTAGAGGAACCCTCAACTACTGCCGTCGCCAGCCTGTTTTCCCCTAGCGCCATCTCCTGGACAGCCCGTAGTAGGCACACCTCACTCATTTCTGAGCTCTTCAACTGGAGGTTTGTTCAGATCTAAACCATtgttagaggccgggcgcggtggctcaagcctgtaatcccagcactttgggaggccgaggcgggcggatcacgaggtcaggagatcgagaccatcctggctaacacaatgaaaccccgtctccactaaaaatacaaaaaaattagccgggcgtggtggcggcgcctgtagtcccagctactcgggaggctgaggcaggagaatggcgggaacccgggaggcggagcttgcagtgagccgagatcgcgccactgcactccagcctgggcgacagagcgagactccgcctcaaaaaaaataaaataaaataaaataaaaaaaataaaaataaaccattgtTAGCTACTCATAATCCAGCGCCACTATGAAAGGTGAGCACTCTGTCCCCACACGACCTGCCCTTCCTCCACTCCCCCATTTCTACAGGGGATTTGTgtgcatttttattattctatgttccgtttttttttcagactgagtctcgctttgtccccaAGGTtgaagtgcaggggcatgatctcggctatACGGTGCAGTGGCCATGGAAACACTCTCCAATGTGGTATGACTAAGGCAGAGAGGAGACCCTCTTGAGTGCTGCTTCATGAGActtcagtgcttttttttttgatagagttttgctcttgttgcccaggttggagggcagtggcttgatcttggctcactgcaacctctgcctcccgggttcgagtgattctcctgcctgaacctcccaagtagctgggattacaggcgccggccaccctgcccaactaacttttgtatttttagtagagacaggatttctccatgttggccaggctggtcttgaactcctgacctcaagtgatctgcccacctcggcctcccaaagtactgggactacaggtgtgagccaccatgtctggcctgacTCCAACTTCATGAGATATCTTAacctataattttccttttctgtaatgGCTTCGTCAAGCTTTGATATCACTATTCTATTGGACCCATAAAACGAATAAGTCAGTGGTCCTACTTTCTCTATTACTTAAAAGAACTTGGACAATGGtatccttccctctccttccccttccccttcccatccccctccccctccccttcccttcccccttcccttctcttccctttcctttcctctttctttcttttttttttttgagattgagtctcaccaTGCTGTCCCAggtggactgcagtggcgcgacctcagctcactgcaacctctacctcccaggttcaagcgattctctcacctcagcctcccatgtagctcggactacagatgcacaccaccacacctggctaatttttgtattttttggtttcaccacgttgaccaggctggtcttgaattcgtgacctcatgtgatccacccgcctcggcctcccaaagtgctgggattacaggcgtgagccaccgcagctggcctcctctatttctcttttcctgtccTTTCCCAATTCTTCTTTTAGATCGCAGCTGAACtgtcccttcctccaggaagccctccctgaacCACAGGCTGGGTCAGACACATTCTCAAGGTTCTCAAAGCTCCCTGGGCTTAACACGAGACCAGCCTTAATAAATGGCAGCAAGAACTTTGGAGTCACACAGACCTGGACtcaaatcctggttctgtcaCTTTCTGGATATGCAAGTTGAGCCTTGGTGTTTCCTCATCAAAACTAGGGGTCAAAATACTCAACTGGCAGGAATGGGAGAATGGCAATGACAGAGTAAGGGAGAAAATGCTCAGTTTGTAAATGTTAATCTAATATCCTCTTCCTGACTCCTATTAGGAATTTTATTCCTGGAAGTACGTCCTACCCACTGGTCTGAATCTACTCTTGGGTTACATAGAATCGTTTTCCGTCTCCTCCCTGAACTCTCCCTCCAGACTCACTCCCTTTCATCTGTCTTCCATAACAGAGAATCCCAACTCAGatgtcccctcctccaggaagccttccctgacctccaGACCCCTGGGCTTCTCCATCCGAGCTCTGACTGCTCTGGGTCCTTACTGCATGGTGACAAGTCTGTCTCTCCAACTGGACTGTAAGGCTGATGCAGGCAGGGCCTGAGCCTAACTCGGTCACTGCACTGTCCCCAGCCCCAGCTAGGCACAGAGCAGGCACTTAATGAAAAAGCTGATCTGTGGAGGTGCCCAGGAGGTGGTCATGGACAATGGGTATGGCTCCCTGTCTCTGGCTCCCcatcccccttctctctctcctgatgcTTTTGGTGTTATCTGTCCCCTCGAGAATGTGGCACTGTGCATCACCCCTCCTCCTGGAGATGTGTGCTTCTCTTGGCTCCAGGCCCCCTCCACCCGTCTGTCTCTGATATGGACCCTTTCCTCGGCCTCAGTGGCTGGCATTTCTCAGGGTACCATTTCCCAAGCCCTCTTCTTACTCGACTGTCACATCCACTTCCCGGGGCGACTCAGAACTTCAGGAcccaaactcctgtgctcagatCTCTCTCAGCCCGGGAGCTCCAGGTCACAGGCACTTCAGATACTCTAGGTCACAACACAATGGCTGACCAGGCCCAGGGAGGAGATTTCCCAGAGAAAGGAGGGATATCTTAACCCACGGAGTCAAGTAAAGTAACATACTTGGCCACAGTTAACTATTGTTCAAGATTTTTCTGAGCATGAAACTGCAGGTGGCTGGAATGCAACCCTTTCCTCAGGAAATGTGCTGCTAAGACAAAACAGCTCCCTCCATGGTGGGGGACTGGGGCTCAGGAGCTTATGGACAAATAGGacaggctggacgcagtggctcatgcctgtaatcccagcagtttgggaggccgaggtgggtggatcacctgagatcaggagttcgagatcagcctgaccaacatggaaaaaccccgtctctactaaaaacacaaaattagccgggcgtggtggcgcctgtaatcccagctactcaggaggctgaggcaggagaatcacttgaacccaggaggcagagactgcagtgagccaagatcatgccactgcactctagcctgggcagcaagagcaaaactccatctcaaaaaagaaaagacaaagtgCCTCCCCCACTATTGGGAACAAGTCTGCACACGATGGCTGCTTCCTCATAAAACGAAGGGAAGGCATTCCTCATAGGGGCCACTACTCTCCTGCAAGTGATGGTGAAGAGTCGTCATAAGGACACAGTAGTGACTGCTAGAGTCCACAGTGGCAAGAGGGCCATGATGAACATGCTGGCTACTGAGAGGCTAAATCCCGTGGAACTAGTAACCGGAACTGTTTACCAGTGAGGAGAGAGAGGTTATTTAatgtgggagagggagaggaaaaacaTTAAATCTTTATCTTCCATACAAGGAAGTCAGCTGATAATAAAAGATGGGGAAGAtaggccgggtgccatggctcacacctgtaatcccagcactttgggaggctgaggtgggtggatcacctgaggtcaggagttcacgaccagcctgaccaataaggtgaaaccccatctctactaaaaatacaaaaattagctgggtgtggtggcaggtgcctgtaatcccagctaccctggaggctgaggcaagagaatcacttgaacccaggaggcggaggttgcagtgagctgagatcgcaccactgccctccaacctgagtgacagggcaagactccgtctcaaaaaaaaaaaaaggaaatatgataaataccaaaaaaatagcCTAAAGAGTTACAGTGGCTACCTGGGGGAAGCAGAAATTGAGGTAGAAAAGGAGGTGGCTGGGTTTTCTTCTATCATAAATCATACAACTATCAGACTGTTTAGCCTAAGTACATACAGTCCCTGacttatgatggttcaacttgcagtttttcaactttatgagGGTGTGAAAGCAATaagcattcagtagaaaccatattccaggcccggcgcagtggctcacgcctgtaatcccaacactttgggaggctgaggtggacagatcacctgaggtcaggagtttgagatcagccgggtgaaaccctgtctctactaaaaataaaaaaattagctgggtgtgatggcgcacgcctgtaatctcagctacttgggaagctgaggcaggagaatcgcttgaacttgggaggcagaggttgcagtgagctgcgatcacgccactgcccagcctggtcgacagactgagactcagtctcaaaaaaaaaaaaataaataaataaataaaagaaatgacacCTAAATGAACATGCGTTTCTGGAGAAGATCCTGGAACAGGCAGAAAAGGACACCAGTGGAAACACTGCTGAGATAGGAATGAGGCCTGCAGGCTTTATACCAGTGTTCATTTCCTGGGTCGCCTCATTGCACTGTGGTTATGTAAAATGTTATCATCCGGAGACTCTGGGTGAAAGGTATGTGGGAACTCTCTATACTATTATTGTAACTTTTCTCTGAgtctaaaattaattcaaagtagaaaaaaacgAAAACAGAAACAGCCCCCAGGTGGCTCGACTGTGAGGAAATGGACCTTCTCACCCATTTGCTGGGGTAAGTGTAAATCCGTGCACACCCTGGAGTCAGTCATTCTGCTTCTGGGCATTTATGCCAGGTTCACCTATCCAGGTTCGAAAGGCCTTGCTGGGCTCCTTAATCCTGCAGCACAGTGGATGATAACAATTAAAAAGCCAAGACAGACCCTCCGACACTATAATCTCATAAATTCCAGCATTTCTGTCAGCAATGGAACTAGAGTAAGGAAGTCtggctttctgtttttgttttgagacagggttttactctgtcactcagactgaagtacagtggcaagatcatggctcactgcagcctggaatcccagggatcaagcaatcctcctgcctcagcctcccaagtagctgggactacaggcaagaaccagcatgcctggcgaattttttttttgagacagagcttcttGTTGCCctggccggagtgcagtggcgtgatcttggctcactgcaacctccacccgccgggttcaagtgattctcctgcctcagcctcccgagtagctgagattacaggcgcacgccactatgcccagctaatttttgtacttttagtagagacggggtttcaccatgttggacaggctggtctcaaactcctgacgtcatgatctacctgccttggtctcccaaagtgctgagattataggcatgagctactgtgcctggtcttttattttattttatttttaaatagagacgaggtttcgtcatgttgcccaggctggtcttgaactcctgagctcaagcgatccgcctgccttgggctcccaaagtgctgggattaccagtgtgcgccactgtgcctggccaaaacagataattaaaacttttttcaaaaaaatcaaacaagccACCTTGGCCCCCAGGATTCCACAGGTTAAGCCTCTACCTCTGCACCTCTGCTGCTCCCTTCTCAAGACCCAATAAAACAGCAGTCTTAGGTGGAAAGACAGCAGAAGTCACAAGAACAAAGGGAAGCTGGCTGGCGGGGAGGCGAGGGGGGTGGTAATGTGACTAGGCAGAAGGGGAGGGAATCAATGATGCAAGCCTTGAGGCGGGAGCAGATGGCTGAGAGGTAACTGAGCCAGCAGGGAGGCTGCTGAGACCTAGGCACTCATGGAAGGGGGCGGGtagggggaggaaggggagag is a genomic window containing:
- the OPA3 gene encoding optic atrophy 3 protein isoform X1, with the protein product MNINCCRSESGCSISSALVLKTQVLRIFLHKEAARQGRSFCSSNTTHLLSSHQVYHWVEMRTKMRIMGFRGTVIKPLNEEAAAELGAELLGEATIFIVGGGCLVLEYWRHQAQQRHKEEEQRAAWNALRDEVGHLALALEALQAQVQAAPPQGALEELRTELQEVRAQLCNPGRSASQAVSASKK
- the OPA3 gene encoding optic atrophy 3 protein translates to MVVGAFPMAKLLYLGIRQVSKPLANRIKEAARRSEFFKTYICLPPAQLYHWVEMRTKMRIMGFRGTVIKPLNEEAAAELGAELLGEATIFIVGGGCLVLEYWRHQAQQRHKEEEQRAAWNALRDEVGHLALALEALQAQVQAAPPQGALEELRTELQEVRAQLCNPGRSASQAVSASKK